A window from Apteryx mantelli isolate bAptMan1 chromosome 27, bAptMan1.hap1, whole genome shotgun sequence encodes these proteins:
- the ZNF593 gene encoding zinc finger protein 593, whose translation MSPRSSRRTGAHRARSLGRQGKAKRRRRDLDEIHADLRPDVAARLLRQEPDPDLPGCAQFYCLHCARYFVDLTSMKEHFRSKVHKKRLKQLSEEPYTQEEAERAAGMGSYIPPKKVEVQTQPIDEEIEMEASS comes from the exons atgtcgcCGCGGAGCAGCCGCCGCACCGGCGCGCACCGCGCCCGCTCCCTGGGCCGCCAGGGCAAGGCGAAGCGGCGCCGCCGGGACCTGGACGAGATCCACGCGGACCTGCGGCCCGACGTCGCCGCCAGGCTGCTGCGGCAGGAGCCCGACCCCGACCTGCCGGGCTGCGCGCAGTTCTACTGCCTGCACTGCGC GCGCTACTTTGTGGATCTGACCAGCATGAAGGAGCACTTCAGGTCCAAGGTGCACAAGAAAAG GTTGAAGCAGCTGAGTGAGGAGCCGTACacccaggaggaggcagagagagcagctggaatgggATCCTACATCCCTCCAAAGAAGGTAGAAGTACAGACCCAACCGATCGATGAGGAAATCGAGATGGAGGCATCCAGCTGA